GATGCAACGGAAGTAACCTTTGCTTACGAGCCTTTGGAGAACGGTAACGTGATCACGATCGGCAATACGGCAATTGACATTCACGCACTTTATTCTCCGGGACATACGATTGGATCTACATCTTTTATCGTGGATGAAAAATATTTACTTTCAGGTGACATCTTGTTTGTTGATTCGATTGGAAGGCCGGATCTTGCCGGATTAGCAAAGGACTGGGTAGGAGATTTACGGGAAACATTGTATTCACGTTATAAGAACTTATCAGAAGAGCTGATTGTTCTCCCGGCCCATTTTATGCTGATGGATGAATTAAATGATGATGGCAGTATTTCTGAAAAACTAGGAACTCTTTTTGAAGAAAACCATGGCTTAAACATTGAAAGCGAAGAGGAGTTCAGAAAGCTTGTAACTAAGAACCTGCCGCCACAGCCGAATGCTTATCAGGAAATCCGAGAAACCAATATGGGAAAAATCAATCCCGATCTAGAAAAGCAACGTGAAATGGAAATTGGTCCGAATCGCTGTGCGGTTAGGTAAAAAAACGTTAGGAGGAATGACAAATGGAAGCAACAAAGTTTTTAGACGCAAAGGGATTGGCTTGTCCAATGCCAATTGTGAGGGCGAAAAAAGCGATAAATGAACTAGAGTCCGGTCAAATATTGGAAATCCATGCGACGGACAAAGGGTCAAAAAATGATTTGACTGCATGGGCAAAATCGGGCGGACATGAATTGTTGAAAGCCGAAGAAGAAAATGGGGTCTTCAAATTTTGGATTAAAAAGGGCTAAAACTAAAGGAACCGAAAGAGGTTCCCTTTTCTACGAGGGGGATGTAATGATGGATCTTTCGTTCATCATTGTCATTTTTTTAATAGGTTTCATCGGGTCATATATTTCGGGAATGCTTGGAATCGGTGGTTCCATCATTAAATATCCGATGCTTTTATATATTCCACCTTTATTTGGATTAGCTGCATTCAGCGCCCATGAAGTCTCCGGCATAAGCGCTGTCCAGGTGTTTTTTGCGACGATTGGAGGGGTTTGGGCAT
The Pueribacillus theae genome window above contains:
- a CDS encoding sulfurtransferase TusA family protein, with the protein product MEATKFLDAKGLACPMPIVRAKKAINELESGQILEIHATDKGSKNDLTAWAKSGGHELLKAEEENGVFKFWIKKG